A window from Sus scrofa isolate TJ Tabasco breed Duroc chromosome 2, Sscrofa11.1, whole genome shotgun sequence encodes these proteins:
- the C2H19orf24 gene encoding uncharacterized membrane protein C19orf24 homolog: MGPRVLLPRLLLLLPPALLLPALLCGAEEAAPPSLRSTRSTQAALSPPPAVTNGSQPGAPHNSTHPGPLGSSGSPLVRSIYVVTGLICLALLYFLIRAFRLKKPQRRRYGLLANSEDPTETASLDSDEETVFETKNLR; encoded by the exons ATGGGGCCGCGCGTGCTGCTGCCGCGGCTTCTACTGCTGCTGCCGCCGGCGCTATTGCTGCCGGCGCTGCTGTGCGGAGCCGAGGAGGCCGCACCCCCATCGCTGCGCTCTACGCGCTCTACGCAGGCCGCACTGTCGCCGCCGCCCGCCGTGACGAACGGGAGTCAGCCGGGCGCGCCGCACAACAGCACACACCCGGGGCCGCTGGGCTCGTCAGGCTCGCCGCTGGTGCGCTCCATCTACGTGGTCACGGGCCTCAtctgcctggccttgctctacTTCCTCATCCGGGCATTCAG GTTGAAAAAGCCACAGCGGAGGCGGTACGGGCTCCTGGCCAACAGCGAGGACCCCACTGAGACAGCCTCGTTGGATAGCGATGAGGAGACGGTCTTTGAAACAAAGAATCTGAGATG a
- the CIRBP gene encoding cold-inducible RNA-binding protein isoform X3: MASDEGKLFVGGLSFDTNEQSLEQVFSKYGQISEVVVVKDRETQRSRGFGFVTFENIDDAKDAMMAMNGKSVDGRQIRVDQAGKSSDNRSRGYRGGSSGGRGFFRGGRGRGRGFSRGGGDRGYGGSRFESRSGGYGGSRDYYSSRSQGGSYGDRSSGGSYRDSYDSYG; this comes from the exons ATGGCATCAGACGAGGGCAAACTTTTCGTTGGAGGGCTGAGCTTTGACACCAATGAGCAGTCGCTGGAGCAGGTCTTCTCAAAATATGGGCAGATCTCAGAAG TGGTAGTAGTGAAGGACAGGGAGACCCAGCGATCGAGGGGCTTTGGGTTTGTCACCTTTGAGAACATTGATGACGCCAAGGACGCTATGATGGCCATGAACGGGAAG TCTGTGGATGGGCGGCAGATCCGGGTTGACCAGGCCGGGAAGTCATCTGATAACCGATCCCGTGGGTACCGAGGTGGCTCCTCGGGGGGCCGGGGCTTCTTCCGTGGGGGCCGAGGCCGGGGCCGTGGGTTCTCCAGAG GAGGAGGGGATCGAGGCTATGGTGGTAGCCGGTTCGAGTCCAGGAGTGGGGGCTATGGCGGCTCCAGGGACTACTACAGCAG CCGGAGTCAGGGTGGCAGCTATGGTGACCGGAGCTCAGGCGGGTCCTACAGAGACAGCTACGACAGTTACG GTTGA
- the CIRBP gene encoding cold-inducible RNA-binding protein isoform X2 translates to MASDEGKLFVGGLSFDTNEQSLEQVFSKYGQISEVVVVKDRETQRSRGFGFVTFENIDDAKDAMMAMNGKSVDGRQIRVDQAGKSSDNRSRGYRGGSSGGRGFFRGGRGRGRGFSRGGGDRGYGGSRFESRSGGYGGSRDYYSSRSQGGSYGDRSSGGSYRDSYDSYATHNE, encoded by the exons ATGGCATCAGACGAGGGCAAACTTTTCGTTGGAGGGCTGAGCTTTGACACCAATGAGCAGTCGCTGGAGCAGGTCTTCTCAAAATATGGGCAGATCTCAGAAG TGGTAGTAGTGAAGGACAGGGAGACCCAGCGATCGAGGGGCTTTGGGTTTGTCACCTTTGAGAACATTGATGACGCCAAGGACGCTATGATGGCCATGAACGGGAAG TCTGTGGATGGGCGGCAGATCCGGGTTGACCAGGCCGGGAAGTCATCTGATAACCGATCCCGTGGGTACCGAGGTGGCTCCTCGGGGGGCCGGGGCTTCTTCCGTGGGGGCCGAGGCCGGGGCCGTGGGTTCTCCAGAG GAGGAGGGGATCGAGGCTATGGTGGTAGCCGGTTCGAGTCCAGGAGTGGGGGCTATGGCGGCTCCAGGGACTACTACAGCAG CCGGAGTCAGGGTGGCAGCTATGGTGACCGGAGCTCAGGCGGGTCCTACAGAGACAGCTACGACAGTTACG CTACACACAACGAGTAA
- the CIRBP gene encoding cold-inducible RNA-binding protein isoform X1 — MASDEGKLFVGGLSFDTNEQSLEQVFSKYGQISEVVVVKDRETQRSRGFGFVTFENIDDAKDAMMAMNGKSVDGRQIRVDQAGKSSDNRSRGYRGGSSGGRGFFRGGRGRGRGFSRGGGDRGYGGSRFESRSGGYGGSRDYYSSRSQGGSYGDRSSGGSYRDSYDSYGKWRSEGLQWEHSEP; from the exons ATGGCATCAGACGAGGGCAAACTTTTCGTTGGAGGGCTGAGCTTTGACACCAATGAGCAGTCGCTGGAGCAGGTCTTCTCAAAATATGGGCAGATCTCAGAAG TGGTAGTAGTGAAGGACAGGGAGACCCAGCGATCGAGGGGCTTTGGGTTTGTCACCTTTGAGAACATTGATGACGCCAAGGACGCTATGATGGCCATGAACGGGAAG TCTGTGGATGGGCGGCAGATCCGGGTTGACCAGGCCGGGAAGTCATCTGATAACCGATCCCGTGGGTACCGAGGTGGCTCCTCGGGGGGCCGGGGCTTCTTCCGTGGGGGCCGAGGCCGGGGCCGTGGGTTCTCCAGAG GAGGAGGGGATCGAGGCTATGGTGGTAGCCGGTTCGAGTCCAGGAGTGGGGGCTATGGCGGCTCCAGGGACTACTACAGCAG CCGGAGTCAGGGTGGCAGCTATGGTGACCGGAGCTCAGGCGGGTCCTACAGAGACAGCTACGACAGTTACGGTAAGTGGCGCTCTGAGGGCCTGCAGTGGGAGCACAGTGAGCCTTAG
- the CIRBP gene encoding cold-inducible RNA-binding protein (The RefSeq protein has 1 substitution compared to this genomic sequence), producing MASDEGKLFVGGLSFDTNEQSLEQVFSKYGQISEVVVVKDRETQRSRDFGFVTFENIDDAKDAMMAMNGKSVDGRQIRVDQAGKSSDNRSRGYRGGSSGGRGFFRGGRGRGRGFSRGGGDRGYGGSRFESRSGGYGGSRDYYSR from the exons ATGGCATCAGACGAGGGCAAACTTTTCGTTGGAGGGCTGAGCTTTGACACCAATGAGCAGTCGCTGGAGCAGGTCTTCTCAAAATATGGGCAGATCTCAGAAG TGGTAGTAGTGAAGGACAGGGAGACCCAGCGATCGAGGGGCTTTGGGTTTGTCACCTTTGAGAACATTGATGACGCCAAGGACGCTATGATGGCCATGAACGGGAAG TCTGTGGATGGGCGGCAGATCCGGGTTGACCAGGCCGGGAAGTCATCTGATAACCGATCCCGTGGGTACCGAGGTGGCTCCTCGGGGGGCCGGGGCTTCTTCCGTGGGGGCCGAGGCCGGGGCCGTGGGTTCTCCAGAG GAGGAGGGGATCGAGGCTATGGTGGTAGCCGGTTCGAGTCCAGGAGTGGGGGCTATGGCGGCTCCAGGGACTACTACAGCAGGTGA
- the MIDN gene encoding midnolin isoform X3, whose translation MEPQPGGARSCRRGAPGGACELGPAAETSSMSLAIHSTTGTRYELSVPPDETVEGLRKRLSQRLKVPKERLALLHKDTRLSSGKLQEFGVGDGSKLTLVPTVEAGLMSQASRPEQSVMQALESLTETQVSDFLSGRSPLTLALRVGDHMMFVQLQLAAQHAPLQHRHVLAAAAAAAAARGDPSMTTTPVSSPCRPVSSAARVPPVPSSPTPASSSVTAGSFRSHSASTTCPEQMDCSPPASAGASPTSPAGGSPTSRSRKPGAVIESFVNHAPGVFSGTFSGTLHPNCQDSSGRPRRDIGTILQILNDLLSATRHYQGMPPSLTQLRCHAQCTPASPAPDLAPKTTSCEKLAAAAPASLSQARLCKPPGDRLRQTENRATRCKVERLQLLLQQKRLRRKARRDARGPYHWPPSRKAGRSDSSSSGGGGSPSEASGLGLDFEDSVWKPEVNPDIKSEFVVA comes from the exons ATGGAGCCGCAGCCCGGCGGCGCCCGGAGCTGCCGGCGCGGGGCCCCCGGAGGTGCCTGCGAGCTGGGCCCAGCGGCCGAGACGTCGTCCATGAGCCTAGCCATCCACAGCACGACGGGCACCCGCTACGAGCTGTCGGTGCCCCCAGACGAGACGGTGGAGGGGCTGCGTAAGCGGCTGTCCCAACGCCTCAAAGTGCCCAAGGAGCGCCTGGCGCTGCTCCACAAAGACAC CCGGCTCAGTTCGGGGAAGCTGCAGGAGTTCGGCGTGGGGGATGGCAGCAAGCTGACGCTCGTGCCCACCGTGGAGGCGGGCCTCATG TCCCAGGCCTCCAGGCCAGAACAGTCTGTGATGCAGGCCCTCGAGAGCTTGACGGAGACGCAG GTCAGTGACTTCTTGTCGGGCCGCTCGCCACTGACCCTGGCACTGCGTGTGGGTGACCACATGATGTTCGTCCAGCTGCAGCTCGCAGCCCAGCACGCCCCACTGCAGCACCGCCATGTGCTGGCCgccgctgctgccgctgctgccgccCGTGGGGACCCCAGCATGACCACCACCCCTGTATCCTCTCCCTGCCGGCCAGTCTCCAGCGCCGCCCGTGTGCCCCCAGTGCCCAGTAGTCCTACCCCTGCATCCTCATCTGTCACAGCTGGTTCCTTCCGCTCCCACTCAGCCTCTACCACCTGCCCTGAG caGATGGACTGTTCCCCCCCTGCCAGCGCTGGTGCCAGCCCCACGTCCCCCGCCGGGGGTAGCCCCACTTCTCGCTCCCGCAAACCTGGAGCAGTCATCGAGAGCTTCGTGAACCATGCCCCGGGGGTCTTCTCAGGGACCTTCTCTG GCACGCTGCACCCCAACTGTCAGGACAGCAGCGGGCGGCCGAGGCGAGACATCGGCACCATCCTGCAGATCCTCAACGACCTCCTGAGTGCCACTCGGCACTACCAGGGCATGCCCCCATCGCTGACCCAGCTGCGCTGCCATGCCCAGTGCACCCCCGCCTCGCCCGCCCCGGACCTTGCCCCTAAAACTACCTCCTGCGAGAAGCTAGCGGCCGCAGCCCCAGcctcactgagccaggcccgCTTGTGCAAGCCCCCCG GGGACCGGCTGCGGCAGACGGAAAACCGTGCAACCCGCTGTAAGGTGGAGCGCTTGCAGCTGCTGCTTCAGCAGAAACGGCTCCGCAGAAAGGCACGGCGCGATGCCCGGGGCCCCTACCACTGGCCACCCAGCCGCAAGGCTGGCCGCAGCGATAGCAGCAGCAGCGGGGGAGGCGGCAGCCCCAGTGAGGCCTCTGGCTTGGGCCTCGACTTTGAGGACTCCGTCTGGAAGCCAGAAGTGAACCCCGACATCAAGTCAGAGTTCGTGGTGGCCTAG
- the MIDN gene encoding midnolin isoform X2, whose protein sequence is MEPQPGGARSCRRGAPGGACELGPAAETSSMSLAIHSTTGTRYELSVPPDETVEGLRKRLSQRLKVPKERLALLHKDTRLSSGKLQEFGVGDGSKLTLVPTVEAGLMSQASRPEQSVMQALESLTETQPPAAPSRGRAGGGSFRKYRFILFKHPWHRQGPQSPERGGERPQVSDFLSGRSPLTLALRVGDHMMFVQLQLAAQHAPLQHRHVLAAAAAAAAARGDPSMTTTPVSSPCRPVSSAARVPPVPSSPTPASSSVTAGSFRSHSASTTCPEMDCSPPASAGASPTSPAGGSPTSRSRKPGAVIESFVNHAPGVFSGTFSGTLHPNCQDSSGRPRRDIGTILQILNDLLSATRHYQGMPPSLTQLRCHAQCTPASPAPDLAPKTTSCEKLAAAAPASLSQARLCKPPGDRLRQTENRATRCKVERLQLLLQQKRLRRKARRDARGPYHWPPSRKAGRSDSSSSGGGGSPSEASGLGLDFEDSVWKPEVNPDIKSEFVVA, encoded by the exons ATGGAGCCGCAGCCCGGCGGCGCCCGGAGCTGCCGGCGCGGGGCCCCCGGAGGTGCCTGCGAGCTGGGCCCAGCGGCCGAGACGTCGTCCATGAGCCTAGCCATCCACAGCACGACGGGCACCCGCTACGAGCTGTCGGTGCCCCCAGACGAGACGGTGGAGGGGCTGCGTAAGCGGCTGTCCCAACGCCTCAAAGTGCCCAAGGAGCGCCTGGCGCTGCTCCACAAAGACAC CCGGCTCAGTTCGGGGAAGCTGCAGGAGTTCGGCGTGGGGGATGGCAGCAAGCTGACGCTCGTGCCCACCGTGGAGGCGGGCCTCATG TCCCAGGCCTCCAGGCCAGAACAGTCTGTGATGCAGGCCCTCGAGAGCTTGACGGAGACGCAG cccccagcagCGCCCAGCCGGGGCAGGGCTGGCGGAGGCAGCTTCCGGAAATACCgattcattttatttaagcaTCCGTGGCACCGACAGGGACCCCAGAGCCCAGAGAGGGGCGGCGAGAGGCCCCAG GTCAGTGACTTCTTGTCGGGCCGCTCGCCACTGACCCTGGCACTGCGTGTGGGTGACCACATGATGTTCGTCCAGCTGCAGCTCGCAGCCCAGCACGCCCCACTGCAGCACCGCCATGTGCTGGCCgccgctgctgccgctgctgccgccCGTGGGGACCCCAGCATGACCACCACCCCTGTATCCTCTCCCTGCCGGCCAGTCTCCAGCGCCGCCCGTGTGCCCCCAGTGCCCAGTAGTCCTACCCCTGCATCCTCATCTGTCACAGCTGGTTCCTTCCGCTCCCACTCAGCCTCTACCACCTGCCCTGAG ATGGACTGTTCCCCCCCTGCCAGCGCTGGTGCCAGCCCCACGTCCCCCGCCGGGGGTAGCCCCACTTCTCGCTCCCGCAAACCTGGAGCAGTCATCGAGAGCTTCGTGAACCATGCCCCGGGGGTCTTCTCAGGGACCTTCTCTG GCACGCTGCACCCCAACTGTCAGGACAGCAGCGGGCGGCCGAGGCGAGACATCGGCACCATCCTGCAGATCCTCAACGACCTCCTGAGTGCCACTCGGCACTACCAGGGCATGCCCCCATCGCTGACCCAGCTGCGCTGCCATGCCCAGTGCACCCCCGCCTCGCCCGCCCCGGACCTTGCCCCTAAAACTACCTCCTGCGAGAAGCTAGCGGCCGCAGCCCCAGcctcactgagccaggcccgCTTGTGCAAGCCCCCCG GGGACCGGCTGCGGCAGACGGAAAACCGTGCAACCCGCTGTAAGGTGGAGCGCTTGCAGCTGCTGCTTCAGCAGAAACGGCTCCGCAGAAAGGCACGGCGCGATGCCCGGGGCCCCTACCACTGGCCACCCAGCCGCAAGGCTGGCCGCAGCGATAGCAGCAGCAGCGGGGGAGGCGGCAGCCCCAGTGAGGCCTCTGGCTTGGGCCTCGACTTTGAGGACTCCGTCTGGAAGCCAGAAGTGAACCCCGACATCAAGTCAGAGTTCGTGGTGGCCTAG
- the MIDN gene encoding midnolin isoform X1 has protein sequence MEPQPGGARSCRRGAPGGACELGPAAETSSMSLAIHSTTGTRYELSVPPDETVEGLRKRLSQRLKVPKERLALLHKDTRLSSGKLQEFGVGDGSKLTLVPTVEAGLMSQASRPEQSVMQALESLTETQPPAAPSRGRAGGGSFRKYRFILFKHPWHRQGPQSPERGGERPQVSDFLSGRSPLTLALRVGDHMMFVQLQLAAQHAPLQHRHVLAAAAAAAAARGDPSMTTTPVSSPCRPVSSAARVPPVPSSPTPASSSVTAGSFRSHSASTTCPEQMDCSPPASAGASPTSPAGGSPTSRSRKPGAVIESFVNHAPGVFSGTFSGTLHPNCQDSSGRPRRDIGTILQILNDLLSATRHYQGMPPSLTQLRCHAQCTPASPAPDLAPKTTSCEKLAAAAPASLSQARLCKPPGDRLRQTENRATRCKVERLQLLLQQKRLRRKARRDARGPYHWPPSRKAGRSDSSSSGGGGSPSEASGLGLDFEDSVWKPEVNPDIKSEFVVA, from the exons ATGGAGCCGCAGCCCGGCGGCGCCCGGAGCTGCCGGCGCGGGGCCCCCGGAGGTGCCTGCGAGCTGGGCCCAGCGGCCGAGACGTCGTCCATGAGCCTAGCCATCCACAGCACGACGGGCACCCGCTACGAGCTGTCGGTGCCCCCAGACGAGACGGTGGAGGGGCTGCGTAAGCGGCTGTCCCAACGCCTCAAAGTGCCCAAGGAGCGCCTGGCGCTGCTCCACAAAGACAC CCGGCTCAGTTCGGGGAAGCTGCAGGAGTTCGGCGTGGGGGATGGCAGCAAGCTGACGCTCGTGCCCACCGTGGAGGCGGGCCTCATG TCCCAGGCCTCCAGGCCAGAACAGTCTGTGATGCAGGCCCTCGAGAGCTTGACGGAGACGCAG cccccagcagCGCCCAGCCGGGGCAGGGCTGGCGGAGGCAGCTTCCGGAAATACCgattcattttatttaagcaTCCGTGGCACCGACAGGGACCCCAGAGCCCAGAGAGGGGCGGCGAGAGGCCCCAG GTCAGTGACTTCTTGTCGGGCCGCTCGCCACTGACCCTGGCACTGCGTGTGGGTGACCACATGATGTTCGTCCAGCTGCAGCTCGCAGCCCAGCACGCCCCACTGCAGCACCGCCATGTGCTGGCCgccgctgctgccgctgctgccgccCGTGGGGACCCCAGCATGACCACCACCCCTGTATCCTCTCCCTGCCGGCCAGTCTCCAGCGCCGCCCGTGTGCCCCCAGTGCCCAGTAGTCCTACCCCTGCATCCTCATCTGTCACAGCTGGTTCCTTCCGCTCCCACTCAGCCTCTACCACCTGCCCTGAG caGATGGACTGTTCCCCCCCTGCCAGCGCTGGTGCCAGCCCCACGTCCCCCGCCGGGGGTAGCCCCACTTCTCGCTCCCGCAAACCTGGAGCAGTCATCGAGAGCTTCGTGAACCATGCCCCGGGGGTCTTCTCAGGGACCTTCTCTG GCACGCTGCACCCCAACTGTCAGGACAGCAGCGGGCGGCCGAGGCGAGACATCGGCACCATCCTGCAGATCCTCAACGACCTCCTGAGTGCCACTCGGCACTACCAGGGCATGCCCCCATCGCTGACCCAGCTGCGCTGCCATGCCCAGTGCACCCCCGCCTCGCCCGCCCCGGACCTTGCCCCTAAAACTACCTCCTGCGAGAAGCTAGCGGCCGCAGCCCCAGcctcactgagccaggcccgCTTGTGCAAGCCCCCCG GGGACCGGCTGCGGCAGACGGAAAACCGTGCAACCCGCTGTAAGGTGGAGCGCTTGCAGCTGCTGCTTCAGCAGAAACGGCTCCGCAGAAAGGCACGGCGCGATGCCCGGGGCCCCTACCACTGGCCACCCAGCCGCAAGGCTGGCCGCAGCGATAGCAGCAGCAGCGGGGGAGGCGGCAGCCCCAGTGAGGCCTCTGGCTTGGGCCTCGACTTTGAGGACTCCGTCTGGAAGCCAGAAGTGAACCCCGACATCAAGTCAGAGTTCGTGGTGGCCTAG